Proteins from one Microbacterium sufflavum genomic window:
- a CDS encoding aldo/keto reductase produces MTASPHRASPIVLGAMSFGTLIDEDTAFALLDRFVERGGSWIDTADCYSFWASDTGHGGASEAVIGRWLAARPGVRERIRLSTKVGAEPLWPGSWPAHRTGLSPRAIAQAVEGSLSRLGVDTIDLLWLHQEDRAVPIERTVDGLASLTGSGTVRRVGASNHPAWRIERARAHATAIGSAPLDALQLNATYLRARPGTLPPGVVHPFGVLSDEQRDYAAANGLETWAYTPLLSGAYDNAAKAIPEVYDHPGTARRLAVLDRIAHAHDAQRGQIVLAWLLAHGIRPILGGSKIAQLDTALDAAELALAPEEIAELDGAV; encoded by the coding sequence GGCACCCTCATCGATGAGGACACCGCCTTCGCCCTGCTCGACCGCTTCGTCGAACGCGGCGGCAGCTGGATCGACACCGCCGACTGCTACAGCTTCTGGGCCAGCGACACCGGGCACGGCGGGGCGTCCGAGGCGGTGATCGGTCGGTGGCTCGCCGCTCGCCCCGGTGTCCGCGAGCGCATCCGTCTGTCGACGAAGGTCGGTGCCGAACCGCTGTGGCCGGGCTCGTGGCCCGCGCACCGCACGGGCCTGTCGCCGCGGGCGATCGCGCAGGCGGTCGAGGGCAGTCTGTCGCGCCTGGGCGTCGACACCATCGATCTGCTCTGGCTGCACCAGGAGGATCGCGCTGTCCCCATCGAGCGGACGGTCGACGGCCTCGCGTCGCTCACCGGCAGCGGGACGGTCCGGCGCGTCGGCGCGTCCAATCATCCCGCCTGGCGCATCGAGCGGGCCCGCGCTCACGCGACGGCGATCGGCAGCGCGCCGCTCGATGCGCTCCAGCTCAACGCGACCTATCTGCGCGCGCGCCCCGGCACGTTGCCGCCGGGGGTGGTGCACCCGTTCGGCGTGCTGAGCGACGAGCAGCGCGACTACGCCGCCGCGAACGGTCTGGAGACCTGGGCGTACACGCCCCTGCTGTCCGGGGCGTACGACAACGCGGCGAAGGCGATCCCCGAGGTCTACGACCACCCCGGCACCGCGCGGCGCCTCGCGGTCCTCGACCGGATCGCGCACGCGCACGACGCCCAGCGCGGGCAGATCGTGCTGGCATGGCTGCTCGCGCACGGCATCCGGCCGATCCTCGGGGGGAGCAAGATCGCGCAGCTCGACACCGCGCTGGACGCGGCCGAGCTCGCCCTCGCGCCCGAGGAGATCGCCGAGCTCGACGGTGCGGTGTGA
- a CDS encoding DUF4184 family protein, with translation MPFTPSHAIVALPFVRTPLVPAAIAIGAMTPDLPLFLRGVGLDYSFTHSVANVLWTALLAFVLFLLWRVVLRPSVGELVPLWVARRLPREWDDRGSVAAGRAVGVGLGRPWYPLLLAVSLVLGVLSHIAWDAFTHEGRWGVALFPMLDEQWGPLLGYKWVQHGSSVLALLGLGLWAALRLQRAVPRDAVTRWLPSPVRVTWWLSLPAILVAAWVIGLAVLGPLTAEFTVAHLAYRVLPPACAVWGALTLVLCAVVALRRGDPVRSR, from the coding sequence ATGCCGTTCACGCCGAGTCACGCGATCGTCGCGCTGCCGTTCGTGCGCACGCCCCTCGTGCCCGCGGCGATCGCGATCGGTGCGATGACGCCGGATCTCCCGCTTTTCCTGCGCGGGGTGGGTCTCGACTACTCGTTCACGCACTCCGTGGCCAACGTGCTCTGGACGGCGCTGCTGGCCTTCGTGCTCTTCCTGCTCTGGCGTGTGGTGCTGCGGCCGTCGGTCGGTGAGCTGGTGCCGCTGTGGGTCGCGCGTCGGCTGCCGCGCGAGTGGGACGACCGCGGCTCCGTGGCCGCGGGCCGTGCGGTGGGGGTCGGCCTCGGTCGCCCCTGGTATCCGCTGCTGCTCGCGGTGTCGCTCGTGCTCGGCGTGCTGTCGCACATCGCGTGGGACGCGTTCACGCACGAGGGGCGCTGGGGCGTCGCGCTGTTCCCGATGCTGGATGAGCAGTGGGGTCCGCTGCTCGGGTACAAGTGGGTGCAGCACGGTTCGAGTGTGCTGGCGCTGCTCGGCCTCGGGCTGTGGGCGGCGCTGCGGCTGCAGCGTGCGGTGCCTCGCGACGCGGTCACCCGGTGGCTGCCCTCGCCGGTGCGGGTGACCTGGTGGCTCTCGCTGCCGGCGATCCTGGTGGCGGCGTGGGTGATCGGTCTCGCGGTGCTCGGTCCCCTCACGGCGGAGTTCACCGTCGCTCACCTGGCGTATCGCGTGCTGCCTCCGGCGTGCGCGGTGTGGGGTGCGCTCACTCTCGTGCTGTGTGCCGTGGTGGCTCTGCGCCGAGGGGACCCGGTCCGGTCGCGCTGA
- the tyrS gene encoding tyrosine--tRNA ligase — MSTPDLTTAPQAIDPTFENVWDEIVWRGLVHVSTDQEALRALLAGDPITYYCGFDPTAPSLHLGHLVQLLLLRRLQLAGHRPLGLVGGSTGLIGDPRPTAERTLNTRETVAEWVDRLRGQVERYLSFEGDNAARMVNNLDWTAPLSAIDFLREIGKHYRVGTMLKKDAVAARLNSDAGISYTEFSYQILQGLDFLELYRQYDCRLQTGGSDQWGNLTSGTDLIHRVEGVSVHAIGTPLITNSDGTKFGKSEGNAIWIDAELTSPYAFYQFWLSTADADVIERLKVFTFLTRAEIEEYAELVATEPFRRAAQKRLALEVVATVHGVEATAAVIAASEALFGQGDLTALDPATLRSALDELPHATVAPGTPVVDALVATGLVSSLSEARRAITQGGVSLDGERVADDTATVQGTLPGGVSVLRRGKKTLAGVFLS, encoded by the coding sequence GTGTCAACTCCCGACCTGACGACCGCACCCCAGGCGATCGATCCCACGTTCGAGAACGTGTGGGACGAGATCGTGTGGCGTGGCCTGGTCCACGTGTCCACCGACCAGGAGGCGCTGCGCGCCCTGCTCGCGGGAGACCCCATCACGTATTACTGCGGGTTCGATCCGACCGCGCCGAGCCTGCACCTGGGTCACCTGGTGCAGCTGCTCCTGCTGCGTCGGCTCCAGCTCGCCGGGCACCGGCCGCTGGGTCTCGTCGGCGGCTCGACCGGGCTCATCGGCGATCCCCGTCCGACCGCGGAGCGCACGCTCAACACACGCGAGACGGTGGCCGAGTGGGTGGATCGCCTGCGGGGACAGGTGGAGCGCTACCTCAGCTTCGAGGGCGACAACGCGGCCCGCATGGTGAACAACCTCGACTGGACCGCGCCGCTGTCCGCCATCGACTTCCTGCGGGAGATCGGCAAGCACTACCGGGTCGGCACGATGCTGAAGAAGGATGCGGTCGCCGCGCGCCTCAACTCGGACGCGGGCATCAGCTACACCGAGTTCAGCTACCAGATCCTGCAGGGTCTCGACTTCCTGGAGCTCTACCGTCAGTACGACTGCCGTCTGCAGACGGGCGGGTCCGATCAGTGGGGCAACCTGACCAGCGGCACCGATCTGATCCACCGTGTCGAGGGTGTGTCCGTGCACGCGATCGGCACGCCCCTGATCACGAACAGCGACGGCACCAAGTTCGGCAAGAGCGAGGGCAACGCGATCTGGATCGATGCGGAGCTCACCAGCCCGTACGCGTTCTACCAGTTCTGGCTGTCGACGGCCGACGCCGACGTGATCGAGCGGCTCAAGGTGTTCACGTTCCTGACCAGGGCCGAGATCGAGGAGTACGCCGAGCTCGTCGCGACCGAGCCGTTCCGCCGCGCTGCGCAGAAGCGTCTGGCGCTCGAGGTCGTGGCGACCGTGCACGGCGTCGAGGCGACGGCGGCCGTGATCGCCGCGTCGGAGGCACTGTTCGGACAGGGCGACCTGACCGCTCTCGACCCGGCGACGCTGCGTTCCGCGCTCGATGAGCTGCCGCATGCGACCGTGGCGCCCGGCACTCCCGTGGTCGATGCGCTGGTCGCGACCGGGCTCGTGTCGAGTCTGTCGGAGGCGCGTCGGGCGATCACTCAGGGCGGTGTGTCGCTCGACGGTGAGCGGGTGGCGGACGACACGGCGACCGTGCAGGGCACGCTCCCCGGTGGGGTCTCGGTGCTGCGCCGAGGCAAGAAGACCCTCGCCGGCGTGTTCCTGAGCTGA